AAGTTGCGATGGCGCGGTGCCATCCAGTGTCGCGCTGATCTTGATTGTCGGCAGGTCCATGTCTGGAAACTGCTGAATCTTGAGTTTCTCGAAGGCAATCAAGCCGCAAACGGTCATGAGTGCAAACAGGAGAATGGCTGGAACCGGATTGCGGATGGAAAAAGCTGAAATATTCATTTGGTGGCAGCCTTCACAAGCACGAGATCATTGTCGGACAGGAAGGAGCCCCCTGCTTCCACAATTTGTGCTTGAGCCTCAATCCCTGAAAGGATTTCAACCCGGCCGTTATTGCGTCGGCCAATGTCCACACGCAAGCGCGTAACCCGGTTATCGGCATTGACCCTGAAGACGTAATTGATGCCGTCACTATACACCAAAGCGGTTTCGGGCAGGGTGAGCGCGGGCGTGACGGCAAGCTCAATGGTGCCGGATTCGTAGAGGCCAACCCGGATATCGGGATCATTTGGAAGGGTCACATAGATTGTGCCGCGTCCCGTGTCATTGCTGACAATCGGGCTGACAAGGCGGACGGTGCCTTCAAAACTCTTGCCCGATGGATCATGGCCCGATGGATCATGGCCCGATTGATCATGAATGGTGGCCTTGGCACCGGGATGGATGCGCGGCAGCTGATAGGACGGAACTTCCGCCTGCCACTCAACTCGCCCTTGGCGCACGAGGCGAAACAGCTCGGTTCCGGCTGAAACCACATTGCCAAGATCGGCGGAACGCGATGAAACAATGCCGCTGTCGGGTGCTGTTATTGTTGTCTGCGAAAGCGTGATCTTGCTTGATTCAAGCGAGGCTTCATCAGACGCGAGAT
The window above is part of the Allorhizobium ampelinum S4 genome. Proteins encoded here:
- a CDS encoding efflux RND transporter periplasmic adaptor subunit, encoding MGFSKTDQAQTTQSAALTVSVTTPQTLQWADTIAVSGWLAAWQEAIVAAETGSLKITDILVDIGSVVQKGDVLARLSDASAIADVHKQEAAVASAKATLAKAKADSVRAKKVTGSGALSDQDTLGYYITEQTDAADLASDEASLESSKITLSQTTITAPDSGIVSSRSADLGNVVSAGTELFRLVRQGRVEWQAEVPSYQLPRIHPGAKATIHDQSGHDPSGHDPSGKSFEGTVRLVSPIVSNDTGRGTIYVTLPNDPDIRVGLYESGTIELAVTPALTLPETALVYSDGINYVFRVNADNRVTRLRVDIGRRNNGRVEILSGIEAQAQIVEAGGSFLSDNDLVLVKAATK